From one Magnolia sinica isolate HGM2019 chromosome 18, MsV1, whole genome shotgun sequence genomic stretch:
- the LOC131233023 gene encoding vacuolar iron transporter homolog 2-like: protein MSSLNLCPQPPTKSSKHPQDTSIQLTIPSSYPPTNQLHNESPPLDYLSRAQWLRAAVLGASDGLVSVASIMIGIGAVNKTTKAMLVSGLAGLVAGACSMAIGEFISVYAQYDIEIAQMKREKIESRGEPTHLPSPIRAAVASFVAFAMGAILPLLAGGFIRTWSVRIAVVCVVTSLGLGGFGAVGAVLGGAHVWRSMVRILVGGWMAMLFTYGVIKVFGIVFGMQLS, encoded by the coding sequence ATGTCTTCTCTAAATCTCTGTCCTCAACCTCCTACTAAATCTTCCAAACACCCACAAGACACCTCCATTCAACTTACAATCCCATCCTCATATCCACCAACCAACCAACTCCATAACGAATCCCCACCGTTGGATTACTTATCACGGGCCCAGTGGCTACGTGCAGCCGTGCTTGGAGCCAGTGACGGGCTTGTCTCGGTTGCCTCGATAATGATCGGAATCGGAGCAGTCAACAAAACCACCAAAGCCATGCTAGTATCTGGTCTGGCTGGCTTAGTCGCCGGTGCATGCAGCATGGCTATTGGAGAATTCATATCAGTCTACGCCCAATACGATATTGAAATCGCCCAGAtgaagagagagaagatagaaagcAGAGGTGAACCGACCCATCTGCCGAGCCCGATTCGAGCTGCAGTAGCCTCATTTGTAGCATTTGCAATGGGGGCTATCTTGCCGTTGTTGGCAGGCGGGTTCATACGCACATGGTCGGTGAGGATCGCAGTCGTGTGCGTCGTGACTAGCTTGGGTTTGGGCGGGTTCGGCGCTGTGGGGGCTGTGCTCGGCGGTGCACACGTGTGGAGATCTATGGTTAGGATTTTAGTAGGTGGATGGATGGCTATGCTATTCACGTATGGTGTGATTAAGGTCTTTGGGATTGTATTTGGGATGCAACTATCTTAA
- the LOC131232522 gene encoding autophagy-related protein 13a produces MALNSESGRSEQIISQFFLKSLHIILDSRIPSLHCRPHDHNSDLLSVSRAKKSDRWFNLALGDRPAVLENLNFWHRSLLDPMIIDVILIHQGPPDTAAAAGDPYNSPRAMVETVIERWVVQYESSRTSSQVGEGPTSYKKTYKKSIILLRSLYSILRLLPAFRVFRQLTTSTQSYSFNLSYKVSSFSELFSREEEGEMKSHKFAPVDTQSGRLCVDVMYRPALSDFNLEALMAFPPQIITDYVGSPAADPLRTFPSSSDSAIRSTTFPLRGFRSPSSTPLQRPHSWTSGIHRASPTTTHPFSVSPPTTYPIAPIYSDYRNSPPDIYGQKTANYRPSSAHRKGTSFDECRLSPPFSPSLSPSPPTYFSSTNPLHARLRSESSPVSIPLPATGRSPRYLNPNSSDPNRHFLPPPSPRSVRADHSSQDSPSESRSFRREFYSGIVGQKVFKDARDDSGRFSGVVSSSGSPRIGFSRSSSRLSFQDDLDDCDFSCPFAVDDVDSSDSQARISYGKEAPETTTTFPSARQSQDAAVGILVHMLRTAPPLRQDSYSSQLSKSEFDGEVSASASFMSRKASDALEELRSYREMKDLLLSQSGTQLQDHH; encoded by the exons ATGGCTCTGAATTCCGAATCGGGACGATCTGAGCAGATCATCTCTCAATTCTTCTTGAAGAGCCTACACATTATTTTAGATTCACGGATTCCTTCCCTTCATTGTCGTCCACATGATCACAATAGTGACCTGCTGTCGGTCTCCCGTGCGAAGAAGAGCGACCGATGGTTTAATTTGGCGCTCGGAGACCGGCCTGCTGTGTTGGAGAATCTGAACTTTTGGCATCGGAGTCTCTTGGATCCGATGATCATTGATGTTATTCTCATCCACCAGGGCCCGCCGGATACGGCCGCGGCTGCGGGTGATCCGTATAATTCACCACGGGCGATGGTggagacggtgatagagaggtGGGTCGTCCAATACGAGTCCTCGAGGACGAGTTCTCAAGTTGGTGAGGGGCCCACGTCGTACAAGAAAACGTACAAGAAATCGATCATACTGTTACGTTCTTTATATTCAATTTTAAGGCTATTGCCAGCATTTCGGGTTTTTAGACAGCTGACGACGTCTACCCAGTCCTATAGTTTCAATCTCAGTTACAAGGTTTCTTCATTTAGTGAACTGTTCTCACGGGAGGAGGAGGGGGAGATGAAAAGTCACAAATTCGCCCCTGTCGATACCCAGTCTGGTCGGCTTTGTGTAGATGTGATGTACCGTCCGGCTTTGTCGGATTTCAACCTTGAGGCGTTGATGGCGTTTCCACCACAGATAATCACAGACTACGTAGGAAGCCCCGCTGCTGACCCTTTGAGGACATTTCCATCATCCTCGGATAGTGCTATCCGTTCAACGACGTTTCCATTGAGAGGGTTCCGCTCACCTTCTTCGACTCCACTTCAACGTCCGCATAGCTGGACTAGTGGCATTCATAGAGCCTCTCCGacaacaacccatcctttcaGTGTATCACCTCCAACTACTTATCCCATTGCTCCCATATATTCAGATTACCGCAATTCACCTCCTGATATATATGGCCAGAAGACTGCAAACTATAGGCCATCATCAGCTCATAGAAAGGGCACGAGTTTCGACGAATGCCGGCTTTCACCTCCATTCTCACCATCCCTGTCCCCGTCCCCGCCGACATATTTTTCAAGCACTAACCCTCTGCATGCCCGATTGCGTTCTGAAAGTTCCCCTGTAAGTATCCCGCTTCCTGCAACGGGCAGAAGTCCCAGATATCTGAATCCTAATTCGTCCGACCCAAATCGACATTTTCTACCCCCTCCGTCCCCACGAAGTGTAAGGGCTGATCATTCATCCCAGGACTCTCCATCCGAAAGCAGATCTTTCAGGAGAGAGTTCTACTCTGGAATTGTCGGCCAGAAG GTGTTTAAGGATGCTAGAGATGATTCGGGGCGCTTCTCGGGAGTGGTGTCTTCCAGCGGTTCTCCCCGGATTGGATTTTCAAGGAGTTCAAGCAGACTGTCTTTCCAGGATGACTTGGATGATTGTGATTTCTCATGTCCTTTTGCTGTTGATGACGTCGATTCATCGGATTCTCAAGCAAG GATCTCTTATGGGAAGGAAGCTCCAGAAACTACTACAACTTTCCCATCGGCCCGACAATCCCAAGATGCTGCCGTTGGCATTCTCGTCCACATGCTGAGGACTGCGCCCCCTCTGCGCCAAGACAGCTACTCATCTCAATTGTCCAAGTCCGAATTTGATGGGGAAGTTAGTGCCTCAGCATCCTTTATGTCTCGGAAAGCCTCTGATGCGTTGGAGGAGCTCCGCAGCTACAGAGAAATGAAAGACCTGTTGCTTTCACAGAGCGGAACTCAATTGCAGGATCATCACTAA